The Lysobacter sp. genome includes a window with the following:
- a CDS encoding N-6 DNA methylase: MADITASLGDFGADPAALHLFDVDGPELLPYATILAARRGGDTALSVISAVYEWQGAPLIFLVNADSLEGESQLHRIRRLLAMRGDAPYLGVIAPGHLDVYRIELDKRSLQQAKIEVGSNGRNKFATLSRLGNLRPGAAISQRGWISNVVLNLLTSSINGLIELGKISDEDAISLVGRALFTRFLADRDLLPNGMSVTGTAASLFDNRSTAESTSKWLDSTFNGDLLPLSKTVFAKLPKQAYSILGDVLRRAPDSQLFLGWEEKWDNLDFAHIPVGVLSQAYELYLRNHAPDRQRREGGYYTPRTIADLMVRASFRALERNGASSGAKVLDPAAGAGVFLLTAFRELVGERWRVDGKRPSTGILRSILYRQITGFDINEAALRFAALGLYLISIELDPNPRPVDRLGFKNLRGTVLHRLEADGQTSGSQLGSLGPLVGKQHVGKYDLIIGNPPWASSTKLRDWHLVRATVARIAVSRNTTNPSPPLPNEGLDLPFVWRAMEWAKPNGQIAFALHARILFQQGDGMAEARRALFEALDVTSIINGVELRQTKVWPEISAPFCILIATNKVPGVGAGFRLISPRLEQALNDAGNMRIDALNAELVPSSKLGEMPDILKILFRGTKADLGIVERIRAQGHPTLEAYWRRNIGETNRGLLKGSGNGYQRLRQSSRVRMKGDGLPGVDARYLHGLLELTGESFTGPFIDSSVLDAFSHKRIHDPRAIELFAGPLVIVHKSPPAATGRIGVAVSDGGVIFNETFYGYSPHKHPEAATFVRYITLILGSKLAAWMALVTSGEFGFEREVIEKSTIDRIPIPDFGAIALVQRTEIFQLFDKLCIGEASWSDVDEWVAHLYGLGGRDLQVISDTLDYNLPFSENKRKAQSPPESVGKTNFRNVLTKEISPWCKRFGTSFVVHEVTQLTSSPWHGIELRFGDIRPSQTVSASDWAGLLRAADEVAGSEIMIQADENRLLIGRLAQQRYWTTTQARLLAQRIIWSHLDVLRGQART, translated from the coding sequence ATGGCTGACATCACCGCATCGCTTGGTGACTTTGGTGCCGACCCAGCAGCATTGCACTTATTCGACGTTGACGGCCCAGAACTGTTGCCTTACGCAACAATTTTAGCTGCACGGCGTGGTGGCGATACGGCGCTTAGCGTTATCAGCGCGGTCTATGAATGGCAGGGTGCGCCTCTGATATTTCTTGTGAACGCTGACTCACTTGAAGGGGAGAGCCAACTTCATCGCATACGTCGCCTACTCGCCATGCGTGGGGATGCTCCCTATCTTGGTGTCATAGCGCCAGGACATCTTGACGTATACCGCATTGAGCTCGACAAGAGATCCCTTCAACAAGCCAAGATTGAGGTGGGGAGTAATGGTCGCAATAAATTTGCAACGCTTTCGCGACTTGGCAATCTACGCCCAGGCGCCGCGATCAGCCAGCGAGGCTGGATTTCGAATGTTGTTTTGAACCTTCTCACCAGCTCAATTAATGGGCTTATAGAATTGGGAAAAATTTCGGACGAGGATGCCATCTCCTTAGTTGGTAGAGCGCTGTTTACTCGGTTCCTTGCTGATCGCGACTTATTGCCCAACGGGATGTCCGTGACAGGGACTGCAGCCAGCCTTTTCGACAATCGTTCGACAGCAGAAAGCACATCGAAATGGCTTGACTCTACGTTCAATGGCGATTTGTTACCGCTATCGAAAACCGTTTTCGCAAAACTTCCGAAGCAGGCATACTCTATTTTGGGAGATGTGCTGAGGCGAGCACCAGATAGCCAACTTTTTCTTGGCTGGGAGGAGAAGTGGGATAATCTTGATTTCGCCCACATTCCCGTAGGCGTCTTAAGTCAGGCCTATGAGCTCTACCTGCGCAATCATGCGCCTGATCGACAAAGGCGCGAGGGAGGGTACTACACTCCGCGCACTATTGCGGATCTGATGGTCAGAGCGTCCTTTCGGGCACTGGAGCGCAACGGCGCTAGCAGCGGCGCCAAGGTTCTCGATCCTGCAGCAGGAGCAGGTGTCTTTCTGCTGACTGCGTTTCGCGAGCTCGTGGGCGAGCGTTGGCGTGTCGATGGGAAGCGGCCCAGCACGGGGATTCTCAGATCGATTCTCTACCGCCAAATAACCGGCTTTGACATCAATGAGGCTGCTCTGCGGTTTGCTGCGCTGGGCCTATATCTCATATCAATTGAGCTTGATCCTAACCCTAGACCAGTTGATAGACTGGGTTTCAAGAATCTTCGCGGAACCGTACTACATAGACTGGAAGCAGATGGTCAGACTAGTGGCTCGCAACTCGGCAGCCTCGGCCCACTCGTTGGTAAGCAGCATGTCGGAAAGTACGATCTAATTATCGGCAATCCACCATGGGCTAGTAGTACAAAGTTGCGCGATTGGCATTTAGTGCGTGCAACTGTTGCCCGCATTGCAGTCAGCAGAAATACCACTAACCCAAGCCCTCCTTTACCTAATGAGGGGCTTGATCTTCCCTTTGTTTGGCGAGCCATGGAGTGGGCAAAACCGAACGGCCAGATTGCATTCGCGCTCCATGCCCGGATTCTCTTCCAGCAGGGCGACGGGATGGCGGAGGCTCGCCGGGCATTGTTCGAGGCGCTTGACGTCACATCAATCATCAATGGCGTTGAATTGAGGCAAACCAAGGTATGGCCTGAAATTTCAGCGCCATTCTGCATTCTGATTGCAACAAATAAGGTGCCTGGTGTCGGTGCCGGCTTTCGCCTCATTAGCCCTAGATTGGAACAGGCGCTGAATGATGCGGGCAATATGCGAATCGATGCGCTCAACGCTGAACTTGTTCCATCATCAAAGCTTGGTGAAATGCCAGATATTCTGAAGATCTTGTTCAGAGGAACGAAAGCAGATCTTGGGATAGTGGAGCGCATCCGCGCACAAGGGCATCCCACGTTGGAAGCTTATTGGCGCCGGAACATTGGCGAGACGAATCGAGGCCTACTAAAAGGAAGTGGAAACGGTTATCAACGGCTTCGGCAGAGCAGCCGGGTGCGCATGAAAGGCGATGGTTTGCCAGGAGTAGATGCGCGCTATCTCCACGGTCTGCTGGAACTGACCGGCGAAAGCTTTACTGGCCCGTTCATTGATAGCAGTGTCTTAGATGCTTTCTCACACAAACGCATCCATGACCCTAGAGCTATCGAGCTTTTCGCTGGGCCACTAGTCATCGTTCACAAGTCCCCGCCTGCTGCAACAGGGCGGATCGGGGTTGCTGTTTCCGATGGTGGCGTGATTTTCAACGAAACGTTTTACGGATACAGCCCACATAAACACCCCGAGGCTGCCACATTCGTACGTTATATCACCCTCATACTAGGGAGCAAGCTGGCAGCTTGGATGGCCCTCGTCACCAGCGGCGAATTTGGCTTCGAGCGTGAGGTCATTGAGAAATCAACTATTGACCGTATACCCATCCCCGACTTCGGTGCAATAGCTCTCGTTCAGCGCACTGAAATCTTCCAGCTGTTCGATAAGTTGTGCATTGGAGAAGCTTCTTGGAGTGATGTCGATGAATGGGTGGCCCATCTTTATGGACTTGGGGGGCGCGACTTGCAGGTTATCTCAGACACACTTGACTACAACCTGCCTTTCTCCGAGAACAAGCGCAAGGCCCAGAGCCCACCAGAATCTGTGGGTAAGACAAACTTCCGAAATGTTCTTACTAAAGAAATTTCCCCTTGGTGTAAGCGATTCGGCACATCATTTGTAGTGCATGAGGTAACTCAGCTCACTAGCTCACCTTGGCACGGCATTGAGTTGCGGTTCGGCGATATCAGGCCATCACAAACAGTTTCTGCAAGTGATTGGGCAGGGTTGCTGCGCGCTGCAGATGAGGTTGCGGGTTCGGAAATCATGATTCAAGCCGATGAAAACAGATTATTGATAGGGCGGCTTGCCCAGCAACGCTACTGGACTACAACCCAGGCACGTCTGTTAGCGCAACGAATCATCTGGTCACACTTGGATGTGTTAAGAGGACAAGCCCGGACATGA
- a CDS encoding DNA-binding protein, which produces MSVHTLQQRRRMGIGPIYLKLGNRVSYRREDIEQYERQALRRGTGERAFA; this is translated from the coding sequence ATCTCCGTCCATACGCTGCAGCAAAGGCGCCGGATGGGTATCGGTCCGATCTACCTGAAGCTCGGCAACCGCGTCAGTTACCGCCGCGAGGACATCGAACAGTACGAACGTCAGGCGCTGCGTCGCGGCACCGGCGAACGCGCGTTCGCGTGA